A part of Neovison vison isolate M4711 chromosome 6, ASM_NN_V1, whole genome shotgun sequence genomic DNA contains:
- the MRPS22 gene encoding 28S ribosomal protein S22, mitochondrial isoform X3: MATVRGSLSLWSLLTGSRSADQICFRARSRPQFRALLQLLPGPCGAGLPCRRLASEAESGSSQNKKPTFMDEEVQNILIKMTGLDLQKVFKPSIQELKPPTYKLMTQAQLEEATRKAIEAAKVRLKMPPVLEERAPINDVLAEDKILEGTETAKYIFTDISYSIPHRERFIVVREPSGRLRKASWEERDRMIQVYFPKEGRRVLTPVIFKEENLKTMFSQDRHVDVLNLSIAQFEPDSTEYIKIHHQTYEDIDKHGKYDLLRSTRHFGGMAWYLVNKKKIDGLLIDQIQRDLVDDATNLIQLYHLLHPDGQSAQEAKEQAAEGVHLIKIFAKTEAQKGAYIELTLQAYQETFISHSAAS; the protein is encoded by the exons ATGGCGACCGTCAGAGGGTCTTTGTCGTTGTGGAGCCTCCTGACAGGTTCCCGGAGCGCGGACCAGATCTGTTTCCGGGCCCGAAGTCGGCCCCAGTTCCGCGCCTTGCTCCAGCTACTGCCCGGGCCCTGCGGGGCGGGACTGCCATGCCGTCGGCTTGCCTCTGAGGCGG AATCTGGTAGCTCACAGAACAAGAAACCTACGTTTATGGATGAGGAGGTCCAAAACATACTCATCAAGATGACAGGCTTGGATTTGCAGAAGGTTTTTAAGCCATCTATACAAGAACTGAAGCCACCAACCTATAAGCTGATGACTCAGGCACAGTTGGAGGAG gCTACAAGAAAGGCAATTGAGGCAGCTAAAGTACGATTAAAAATGCCACCAGTTCTGGAAGAACGAGCACCAATAAATGATGTGTTAGCTGAAGATAAGATTTTGGAAGGAACAGAAACAGCCAAATACATATTTACTGATATATCATATAGCATACCACATCGG gaGCGTTTTATTGTTGTCAGAGAACCAAGTGGGAGGCTACGCAAAGCCTCTTGGGAAGAACGGGACAGGATGATACAAGTTTATTTCCCAAAAGAAGGCCGTAGAGTTTTAACACCAGTAattttcaaggaagaaaacctTAAG ACCATGTTCAGCCAGGACCGGCATGTTGATGTCCTCAATCTCAGCATTGCCCAGTTTGAGCCAGATTCCACTGAATATATCAAA ATTCATCATCAGACCTATGAAGACATAGATAAACATGGAAAGTATGACCTTTTACGTTCAACAAGACACTTCGGCGGAATGGCTTGGTATCttgtaaataagaaaaagattgaTGGTTTACTGATTGATCAGATTCAGAGAGATTT AGTTGATGATGCCACCAACTTGATCCAGCTGTATCACCTCCTCCATCCAGATGGCCAGTCAGCTCAGGAGGCCAAGGAGCAGGCTGCTGAGGGAGTACATTTAATTAAG atcttTGCAAAAACAGAAGCACAGAAGGGAGCATATATAGAATTAACACTACAAGCTTATCAAGAAACATTCATTAGCCATTCTGCAGcttcctga
- the MRPS22 gene encoding 28S ribosomal protein S22, mitochondrial isoform X2, with amino-acid sequence MATVRGSLSLWSLLTGSRSADQICFRARSRPQFRALLQLLPGPCGAGLPCRRLASEAAESGSSQNKKPTFMDEEVQNILIKMTGLDLQKVFKPSIQELKPPTYKLMTQAQLEEATRKAIEAAKVRLKMPPVLEERAPINDVLAEDKILEGTETAKYIFTDISYSIPHRERFIVVREPSGRLRKASWEERDRMIQVYFPKEGRRVLTPVIFKEENLKTMFSQDRHVDVLNLSIAQFEPDSTEYIKIHHQTYEDIDKHGKYDLLRSTRHFGGMAWYLVNKKKIDGLLIDQIQRDLVDDATNLIQLYHLLHPDGQSAQEAKEQAAEGVHLIKIFAKTEAQKGAYIELTLQAYQETFISHSAAS; translated from the exons ATGGCGACCGTCAGAGGGTCTTTGTCGTTGTGGAGCCTCCTGACAGGTTCCCGGAGCGCGGACCAGATCTGTTTCCGGGCCCGAAGTCGGCCCCAGTTCCGCGCCTTGCTCCAGCTACTGCCCGGGCCCTGCGGGGCGGGACTGCCATGCCGTCGGCTTGCCTCTGAGGCGG CAGAATCTGGTAGCTCACAGAACAAGAAACCTACGTTTATGGATGAGGAGGTCCAAAACATACTCATCAAGATGACAGGCTTGGATTTGCAGAAGGTTTTTAAGCCATCTATACAAGAACTGAAGCCACCAACCTATAAGCTGATGACTCAGGCACAGTTGGAGGAG gCTACAAGAAAGGCAATTGAGGCAGCTAAAGTACGATTAAAAATGCCACCAGTTCTGGAAGAACGAGCACCAATAAATGATGTGTTAGCTGAAGATAAGATTTTGGAAGGAACAGAAACAGCCAAATACATATTTACTGATATATCATATAGCATACCACATCGG gaGCGTTTTATTGTTGTCAGAGAACCAAGTGGGAGGCTACGCAAAGCCTCTTGGGAAGAACGGGACAGGATGATACAAGTTTATTTCCCAAAAGAAGGCCGTAGAGTTTTAACACCAGTAattttcaaggaagaaaacctTAAG ACCATGTTCAGCCAGGACCGGCATGTTGATGTCCTCAATCTCAGCATTGCCCAGTTTGAGCCAGATTCCACTGAATATATCAAA ATTCATCATCAGACCTATGAAGACATAGATAAACATGGAAAGTATGACCTTTTACGTTCAACAAGACACTTCGGCGGAATGGCTTGGTATCttgtaaataagaaaaagattgaTGGTTTACTGATTGATCAGATTCAGAGAGATTT AGTTGATGATGCCACCAACTTGATCCAGCTGTATCACCTCCTCCATCCAGATGGCCAGTCAGCTCAGGAGGCCAAGGAGCAGGCTGCTGAGGGAGTACATTTAATTAAG atcttTGCAAAAACAGAAGCACAGAAGGGAGCATATATAGAATTAACACTACAAGCTTATCAAGAAACATTCATTAGCCATTCTGCAGcttcctga
- the MRPS22 gene encoding 28S ribosomal protein S22, mitochondrial isoform X1, with the protein MATVRGSLSLWSLLTGSRSADQICFRARSRPQFRALLQLLPGPCGAGLPCRRLASEADLVGLSFLPSYLLKPILAESGSSQNKKPTFMDEEVQNILIKMTGLDLQKVFKPSIQELKPPTYKLMTQAQLEEATRKAIEAAKVRLKMPPVLEERAPINDVLAEDKILEGTETAKYIFTDISYSIPHRERFIVVREPSGRLRKASWEERDRMIQVYFPKEGRRVLTPVIFKEENLKTMFSQDRHVDVLNLSIAQFEPDSTEYIKIHHQTYEDIDKHGKYDLLRSTRHFGGMAWYLVNKKKIDGLLIDQIQRDLVDDATNLIQLYHLLHPDGQSAQEAKEQAAEGVHLIKIFAKTEAQKGAYIELTLQAYQETFISHSAAS; encoded by the exons ATGGCGACCGTCAGAGGGTCTTTGTCGTTGTGGAGCCTCCTGACAGGTTCCCGGAGCGCGGACCAGATCTGTTTCCGGGCCCGAAGTCGGCCCCAGTTCCGCGCCTTGCTCCAGCTACTGCCCGGGCCCTGCGGGGCGGGACTGCCATGCCGTCGGCTTGCCTCTGAGGCGG ATCTTGTTGGCTTGTCATTTTTACCATCTTATTTACTGAAACCCATTTTAGCAGAATCTGGTAGCTCACAGAACAAGAAACCTACGTTTATGGATGAGGAGGTCCAAAACATACTCATCAAGATGACAGGCTTGGATTTGCAGAAGGTTTTTAAGCCATCTATACAAGAACTGAAGCCACCAACCTATAAGCTGATGACTCAGGCACAGTTGGAGGAG gCTACAAGAAAGGCAATTGAGGCAGCTAAAGTACGATTAAAAATGCCACCAGTTCTGGAAGAACGAGCACCAATAAATGATGTGTTAGCTGAAGATAAGATTTTGGAAGGAACAGAAACAGCCAAATACATATTTACTGATATATCATATAGCATACCACATCGG gaGCGTTTTATTGTTGTCAGAGAACCAAGTGGGAGGCTACGCAAAGCCTCTTGGGAAGAACGGGACAGGATGATACAAGTTTATTTCCCAAAAGAAGGCCGTAGAGTTTTAACACCAGTAattttcaaggaagaaaacctTAAG ACCATGTTCAGCCAGGACCGGCATGTTGATGTCCTCAATCTCAGCATTGCCCAGTTTGAGCCAGATTCCACTGAATATATCAAA ATTCATCATCAGACCTATGAAGACATAGATAAACATGGAAAGTATGACCTTTTACGTTCAACAAGACACTTCGGCGGAATGGCTTGGTATCttgtaaataagaaaaagattgaTGGTTTACTGATTGATCAGATTCAGAGAGATTT AGTTGATGATGCCACCAACTTGATCCAGCTGTATCACCTCCTCCATCCAGATGGCCAGTCAGCTCAGGAGGCCAAGGAGCAGGCTGCTGAGGGAGTACATTTAATTAAG atcttTGCAAAAACAGAAGCACAGAAGGGAGCATATATAGAATTAACACTACAAGCTTATCAAGAAACATTCATTAGCCATTCTGCAGcttcctga
- the MRPS22 gene encoding 28S ribosomal protein S22, mitochondrial isoform X4 → MATVRGSLSLWSLLTGSRSADQICFRARSRPQFRALLQLLPGPCGAGLPCRRLASEADLVGLSFLPSYLLKPILAESGSSQNKKPTFMDEEVQNILIKMTGLDLQKVFKPSIQELKPPTYKLMTQAQLEEERFIVVREPSGRLRKASWEERDRMIQVYFPKEGRRVLTPVIFKEENLKTMFSQDRHVDVLNLSIAQFEPDSTEYIKIHHQTYEDIDKHGKYDLLRSTRHFGGMAWYLVNKKKIDGLLIDQIQRDLVDDATNLIQLYHLLHPDGQSAQEAKEQAAEGVHLIKIFAKTEAQKGAYIELTLQAYQETFISHSAAS, encoded by the exons ATGGCGACCGTCAGAGGGTCTTTGTCGTTGTGGAGCCTCCTGACAGGTTCCCGGAGCGCGGACCAGATCTGTTTCCGGGCCCGAAGTCGGCCCCAGTTCCGCGCCTTGCTCCAGCTACTGCCCGGGCCCTGCGGGGCGGGACTGCCATGCCGTCGGCTTGCCTCTGAGGCGG ATCTTGTTGGCTTGTCATTTTTACCATCTTATTTACTGAAACCCATTTTAGCAGAATCTGGTAGCTCACAGAACAAGAAACCTACGTTTATGGATGAGGAGGTCCAAAACATACTCATCAAGATGACAGGCTTGGATTTGCAGAAGGTTTTTAAGCCATCTATACAAGAACTGAAGCCACCAACCTATAAGCTGATGACTCAGGCACAGTTGGAGGAG gaGCGTTTTATTGTTGTCAGAGAACCAAGTGGGAGGCTACGCAAAGCCTCTTGGGAAGAACGGGACAGGATGATACAAGTTTATTTCCCAAAAGAAGGCCGTAGAGTTTTAACACCAGTAattttcaaggaagaaaacctTAAG ACCATGTTCAGCCAGGACCGGCATGTTGATGTCCTCAATCTCAGCATTGCCCAGTTTGAGCCAGATTCCACTGAATATATCAAA ATTCATCATCAGACCTATGAAGACATAGATAAACATGGAAAGTATGACCTTTTACGTTCAACAAGACACTTCGGCGGAATGGCTTGGTATCttgtaaataagaaaaagattgaTGGTTTACTGATTGATCAGATTCAGAGAGATTT AGTTGATGATGCCACCAACTTGATCCAGCTGTATCACCTCCTCCATCCAGATGGCCAGTCAGCTCAGGAGGCCAAGGAGCAGGCTGCTGAGGGAGTACATTTAATTAAG atcttTGCAAAAACAGAAGCACAGAAGGGAGCATATATAGAATTAACACTACAAGCTTATCAAGAAACATTCATTAGCCATTCTGCAGcttcctga